A region from the Plutella xylostella chromosome 6, ilPluXylo3.1, whole genome shotgun sequence genome encodes:
- the LOC105390759 gene encoding saccharopine dehydrogenase-like oxidoreductase isoform X2, protein MSRLDIVIFGATGFTGRKAVEEAVRISKKTPISWGVAGRSQQKLEQLLAEVGAKTGDDLSKVKMIIADVKDEQSLKDMTSQAKVIANCCGPYRLYGEPVIKACIATKTHHVDVSGEPQFIESQQLAHGAAAAAAGVYVVSACGFDSIPNDMGVVFLQQNFPGTLNSVESYLWTHMPDQYYKEMMTGGCIHYGTWESLVYSLAHSGELSALRKQLFPTKLPAFKPRLEARSRVHKHDSKWCLPFPGADNSIVYRTQRYFYETKQQRPVQFKAYISMNSLATTILLILNAVFVSAMTSWGWSRKLLLNYPRLFSMGMVTHDGPTEGVMDNTFFTFTLRGEGWSEGADMENTKPDKHMVVKVKGVNPGYGATVTALMYSALTVLKEQDKMPGTGGVLTTGAAFKDTSLIKHLNENNLTFEIVCDSKK, encoded by the exons ATGTCTCGCCTAGACATAGTGATATTTGGGGCCACGGGCTTCACCGGACGTAAGGCGGTGGAGGAGGCAGTCCGCATCAGCAAGAAGACTCCTATCTCGTGGGGCGTCGCTGGACGCTCACAGCAGAAACTCGAGCAGCTTCTAGCTGAAGTCGGGGCTAAGACAG GCGATGACCTGTCCAAGGTCAAGATGATCATCGCTGATGTGAAGGACGAGCAGTCTCTCAAGGACATGACCTCTCAGGCCAAGGTCATCGCCAACTGCTGCGGGCCGTATCGCCTCTATGGAGAGCCGGTGATCAAGGCATGCATCGCTACCAAAACCCACCATGTGGATGTCAGCGGTGAACCGCAA TTCATAGAGTCGCAGCAACTGGCtcacggcgcggcggcggcggcggccggcgTGTACGTAGTGAGCGCGTGCGGGTTCGACTCTATTCCAAACGACATGGGGGTCGTTTTCCTGCAGCAGAACTTTCCAG GGACCCTGAACTCGGTGGAGTCGTACTTATGGACGCACATGCCGGACCAGTACTACAAGGAGATGATGACTGGAGGCTGCATACACTACGGGACTTGGGAGTCACTTGTATACAG CCTGGCCCACTCAGGCGAGTTAAGTGCGCTCCGGAAACAGCTGTTTCCCACCAAACTACCCGCGTTCAAGCCACGGCTGGAAGCCAG ATCAAGAGTCCACAAGCACGATTCTAAATGGTGCCTACCCTTCCCGGGAGCTGACAACTCTATCGTCTACCGAACTCAAAGATACTTCTACGAAACGAAACAACAACGCCCCGTCCAGTTCAAAGCTTACATTTCCATGAACAGTCTCGCCACTACTATCCTGCTAATTTTAAACGCTGTCTTCGTGTCAGCCATGACTTCCTGGGGCTGGAGTAGGAAGCTACTTCTGAATTATCCCAG GTTATTCTCTATGGGCATGGTGACTCACGACGGGCCGACGGAAGGGGTGATGGATAATACGTTCTTTACGTTTACTCTGAGAGGCGAGGGGTGGAGCGAGGGAGCTGATATGGAGAACACGAAGCCGGATAAACACATGGTGGTTAAG GTGAAGGGCGTAAACCCAGGGTACGGCGCGACGGTGACCGCACTCATGTACTCGGCACTCACTGTACTCAAGGAGCAGGACAAGATGCCCGGCAC TGGTGGAGTGCTTACAACCGGGGCTGCCTTCAAAGACACCAGCCTGATCAAGCACCTCAATGAGAATAATCTTACCTTTGAAATAGTTTGTgattcaaaaaaataa
- the LOC105390759 gene encoding saccharopine dehydrogenase-like oxidoreductase isoform X1 produces MSRLDIVIFGATGFTGRKAVEEAVRISKKTPISWGVAGRSQQKLEQLLAEVGAKTGGDDLSKVKMIIADVKDEQSLKDMTSQAKVIANCCGPYRLYGEPVIKACIATKTHHVDVSGEPQFIESQQLAHGAAAAAAGVYVVSACGFDSIPNDMGVVFLQQNFPGTLNSVESYLWTHMPDQYYKEMMTGGCIHYGTWESLVYSLAHSGELSALRKQLFPTKLPAFKPRLEARSRVHKHDSKWCLPFPGADNSIVYRTQRYFYETKQQRPVQFKAYISMNSLATTILLILNAVFVSAMTSWGWSRKLLLNYPRLFSMGMVTHDGPTEGVMDNTFFTFTLRGEGWSEGADMENTKPDKHMVVKVKGVNPGYGATVTALMYSALTVLKEQDKMPGTGGVLTTGAAFKDTSLIKHLNENNLTFEIVCDSKK; encoded by the exons ATGTCTCGCCTAGACATAGTGATATTTGGGGCCACGGGCTTCACCGGACGTAAGGCGGTGGAGGAGGCAGTCCGCATCAGCAAGAAGACTCCTATCTCGTGGGGCGTCGCTGGACGCTCACAGCAGAAACTCGAGCAGCTTCTAGCTGAAGTCGGGGCTAAGACAGGTG GCGATGACCTGTCCAAGGTCAAGATGATCATCGCTGATGTGAAGGACGAGCAGTCTCTCAAGGACATGACCTCTCAGGCCAAGGTCATCGCCAACTGCTGCGGGCCGTATCGCCTCTATGGAGAGCCGGTGATCAAGGCATGCATCGCTACCAAAACCCACCATGTGGATGTCAGCGGTGAACCGCAA TTCATAGAGTCGCAGCAACTGGCtcacggcgcggcggcggcggcggccggcgTGTACGTAGTGAGCGCGTGCGGGTTCGACTCTATTCCAAACGACATGGGGGTCGTTTTCCTGCAGCAGAACTTTCCAG GGACCCTGAACTCGGTGGAGTCGTACTTATGGACGCACATGCCGGACCAGTACTACAAGGAGATGATGACTGGAGGCTGCATACACTACGGGACTTGGGAGTCACTTGTATACAG CCTGGCCCACTCAGGCGAGTTAAGTGCGCTCCGGAAACAGCTGTTTCCCACCAAACTACCCGCGTTCAAGCCACGGCTGGAAGCCAG ATCAAGAGTCCACAAGCACGATTCTAAATGGTGCCTACCCTTCCCGGGAGCTGACAACTCTATCGTCTACCGAACTCAAAGATACTTCTACGAAACGAAACAACAACGCCCCGTCCAGTTCAAAGCTTACATTTCCATGAACAGTCTCGCCACTACTATCCTGCTAATTTTAAACGCTGTCTTCGTGTCAGCCATGACTTCCTGGGGCTGGAGTAGGAAGCTACTTCTGAATTATCCCAG GTTATTCTCTATGGGCATGGTGACTCACGACGGGCCGACGGAAGGGGTGATGGATAATACGTTCTTTACGTTTACTCTGAGAGGCGAGGGGTGGAGCGAGGGAGCTGATATGGAGAACACGAAGCCGGATAAACACATGGTGGTTAAG GTGAAGGGCGTAAACCCAGGGTACGGCGCGACGGTGACCGCACTCATGTACTCGGCACTCACTGTACTCAAGGAGCAGGACAAGATGCCCGGCAC TGGTGGAGTGCTTACAACCGGGGCTGCCTTCAAAGACACCAGCCTGATCAAGCACCTCAATGAGAATAATCTTACCTTTGAAATAGTTTGTgattcaaaaaaataa
- the LOC119690619 gene encoding uncharacterized protein LOC119690619 — MEDDLKRMVATRGQFKGTITRLSNLKLENVTREQVLVKKEQLVSTYHKYCELTIDISILDPNDDEKIDEYEDKYLITLAALNQWLNEHQSAGNIEGPSQPPKVSSMTHQSLPRIEIGKFNGQVGKYHDFVNLFKSIIDNDTRLSQCDKFYYLKTLLEGEAADVVQHLSLNAENYNVALQLLAERYDNKFRIINHHINSILDLPVIKKCSAASLRELVSKTKQHLSALTNLEVPTQHWDLMILCILQRKIDMYTFRCFHLELKDNTLPKLDLFLKFLDQRASALETVAEVQQPCTSVNKYHGASLVAAAEGQISRSCTYCQSKYHNKLHQCQKFKLALPSDRIKFVESNKLCKLCLNSHKEY, encoded by the exons ATGGAAGACGATTTAAAACGCATGGTTGCGACCAGAGGTCAATTTAAAGGTACTATCACTAGACTAAGTAACCTCAAATTAGAAAATGTAACAAGGGAGCAGGTTCTCGTTAAAAAGGAACAGCTAGTGTCTACCTATCATAAATATTGTGAACTAACTATTGATATTTCAATTCTAGACCCGAACGACGACGAAAAAATTGACGAGTATGAGGATAAATACTTGATAACTTTGGCGGCACTAAATCAATGGCTCAATGAACATCAGTCAGCAGGTAACATTGAAGGGCCTAGCCAACCCCCGAAGGTATCCAGTATGACTCATCAGAGTCTTCCACGGATCGAGATTGGAAAGTTCAATGGCCAGGTAGGCAAATACCACGATTTTGTAAACTTGTTCAAAAGTATCATTGACAATGACACTAGGCTGTCGCAATgcgataaattttattatttaaaaaccttaTTAGAAGGTGAGGCTGCGGATGTGGTGCAGCATTTAAGCTTAAATGccgaaaattataatgttgCTTTGCAATTGTTAGCTGAGCGCTATGATAATAAATTTAGGATAATTAACCATCACATAAACAGCATACTTGATCTACCTGTTATAAAGAAATGCTCTGCTGCTAGCTTAAGAGAGCTTGTATCCAAAACTAAACAACACTTGTCAGCATTAACTAACCTAGAAGTTCCCACACAGCACTGGGACTTAatgattttatgtattttacagCGTAAGATTGACATGTACACCTTTAGATGCTTTCATCTAGAATTAAAAGATAACACTTTACCTAAACTAgatttatttctgaaatttCTAGATCAGCGAGCATCTGCACTTGAAACTGTGGCAGAGGTGCAACAACCGTGTACTTCTGTGAACAAATACCATGGAGCGAGCTTAGTGGCGGCTGCTGAGGGCCAAATAAGCAGATCATGTACCTATTGCCAGTCCAAGTATCATAACAAGCTTCATCAGTGCCAAAAATTCAAGCTAGCCTTGCCATCTGACCGCATAAAATTCGTTGAATCTAACAAATTATGCAAGCTTTGCTTAAACTCACATAAAG aatATTAA
- the LOC105390758 gene encoding phenylalanine--tRNA ligase alpha subunit codes for MELNERILHYLDKQDKVDTLKLASEFNEDHQKIVGAVKSLEALEMVVSDTVKNTKWELTEEGQLVAEKGSHEAVLYHSVPDGGIAQAEIMKTVPNAKVGFSKAMSAGWILIDKSGGAPLVKKKVETITDTVQDYLNEIKKGIDNLPDNVRNDYKKRKLLQEVTLKSFLLSKGPQFATSIKKLETDLTAEMLQSGSWKTLEFKPYNFDALGQPPESGHLHPLLKVRSEFREIFLEMGFTEMPTNNYVESSFWNFDALFQPQQHPARDAHDTFFVSNPAVTTKFPMDYLERVKKVHSEGGYGSQGYRYSWKIEEAQKNLLRTHTTAVSARMLYKVAQEGFRPQKYFSIDKVFRNETLDATHLAEFHQVEGVVADRGLGLADLIGVLDTFFKRLGFDKLQFKPAYNPYTEPSMEIFAFHNGLNKWIEIGNSGVFRPEMLLPMGLPEDVNVIAWGLSLERPTMIKYGLNNIRDLVGPKVDLQMVQSNPICRLDK; via the exons ATGGAGTTAAACGAAAGAATTTTGCACTACCTGGACAAACAGGATAAAGTGGACACTCTAAAATTGGCAAGCGAATTCAATGAAGACCATCAGAAAATTGTTGGTGCAGTGAAAAGTTTGGAAGCTCTTGAGATGGTAGTTTCAGATACTGTTAAGAATACAAAGTGGGAACTTACTGAAGAAGGGCAGTTAGTGGCTGAGAAAGGAAGCCATGAGGCTGTTCTATATCACAGTGTACCCGACGGCGGTATCGCCCAAGCCGAAATTATGAAG ACAGTCCCAAATGCAAAAGTTGGATTCAGCAAAGCCATGTCCGCTGGTTGGATCCTCATAGACAAATCCGGGGGTGCCCCATTAGTCAAGAAGAAAGTGGAAACCATCACAGATACAGTACAAGACTACCTGAATGAAATTAAGAAGGGCATTGATAACTTACCAGATAATGTAAGGAATGATTATAAGAAGAGGAAACTGCTACAAGAGGTGACTTTGAAAAGTTTCCTATTGTCCAAGGGGCCGCAGTTTGCGACTTCTATAAAGAAACTAGAGACAGACTTGACCGCTGAAATGCTACAATCTGGCTCATGGAAGACACTGGAGTTCAAACCTTACAATTTTGATGCTCTGg GTCAGCCTCCAGAAAGTGGTCACCTCCACCCGCTACTGAAGGTCCGATCCGAGTTCAGAGAGATCTTCCTCGAGATGGGCTTCACGGAGATGCCAACCAACAACTATGTCGAGAGCTCCTTCTGGAACTTCGATGCTCTGTTCCAGCCGCAACAGCACCCGGCTCGGGACGCTCATGATACATTCTTTGTGTCCAATCCGGCGGTGACTACGAAGTTCCCGATGGATTATTTGGAGCGGGTGAAGAAGGTCCATAGTGAAGGAGGCTATGGTTCTCAG GGCTACAGATACTCGTGGAAGATCGAAGAGGCTCAGAAGAATCTGCTCCGCACGCACACCACGGCGGTGTCGGCGCGCATGCTGTACAAGGTGGCACAGGAGGGGTTCCGGCCACAGAAGTACTTCAGCATTGATAAG GTATTCCGCAACGAGACCCTCGACGCGACCCACTTAGCCGAGTTCCATCAAGTGGAGGGCGTCGTGGCGGACCGCGGGCTCGGACTGGCAGACCTTATAGGGGTTCTGGACACCTTCTTCAAGAGACTAGGCTTCGACAAGTTGCAGTTCAAGCCGGCGTATAACCCTTATACTGAGCCTAGCATGGAGATCTTCGCTTTCCATAATG GTCTCAACAAGTGGATAGAGATCGGCAACTCAGGAGTCTTCCGTCCAGAAATGCTGCTACCGATGGGGCTACCCGAAGACGTCAATGTCATCGCTTGGGGACTCTCTCTAGAACGACCCACCATGATCAAGTATGGACTGAATAACATCAGGGACTTGGTCGGACCTAAAGTGGACTTGCAGATGGTCCAGTCTAATCCCATTTGTAGGCTGGATAAGTGA